In a genomic window of Deltaproteobacteria bacterium:
- the rpoN gene encoding RNA polymerase sigma-54 factor, which yields MAMEMRIDLKLSQQLVMTPQLQQAIKLLQLSRMELVDLVREEMLENPVLEDDVELTGVGAKEESRVGDDADVAAKVEQAGATETPVTEVPAAEAEKEVKADDSAVNEIDWESYLESYSTAPPMPSYRPDNDDLPGYEATLTRGESLFEHLAWQLKMTELDEDRMRVGMLILGNLDSDGYLKEPPLSEIAAEAGVSEEVAEEVLETIQGFDPIGVGARSLAECMLIQAIHYGEDDDLVVKIIKDHLGNLEKKNYQAIARDLKAPLEEIYEAAKVIMEFDPRPGRQYSLDEPRYITPDVYVHKVGDKYFVVPNDDGLPKLKISNFYRAAFEKGDGTKEYIQEKLRSAQWLIRSIQQRQRTIIKVTESIIKFQRDFFDKGIAHLKPLILRDVAEDIGMHESTISRVTTNKYVHTPQGIFELKFFFNSGISRTNGEDLASQAVKQKIKEIIDNEPKQRPYSDQKIVQLLKEQNIDIARRTVAKYREQMGILSSSKRKQVF from the coding sequence ATGGCCATGGAAATGAGGATTGACCTCAAGCTGTCCCAGCAGCTTGTCATGACGCCTCAGCTCCAGCAGGCCATCAAGCTGCTGCAGCTGTCTCGGATGGAACTCGTGGACCTCGTCCGCGAGGAAATGCTCGAAAACCCGGTACTGGAGGACGACGTCGAACTCACCGGCGTGGGGGCCAAGGAGGAGAGCCGGGTGGGCGATGACGCGGACGTCGCCGCCAAGGTCGAGCAGGCTGGCGCGACCGAGACTCCCGTGACCGAAGTTCCGGCGGCCGAGGCGGAAAAGGAGGTCAAGGCCGACGACAGCGCGGTCAACGAGATCGACTGGGAAAGCTACCTGGAGAGCTACTCGACGGCGCCGCCGATGCCGTCGTACCGGCCGGACAACGACGATCTACCCGGCTACGAGGCCACCCTCACCCGCGGCGAGTCCTTGTTCGAGCATCTGGCGTGGCAACTCAAGATGACCGAACTCGACGAGGACCGGATGCGGGTGGGCATGCTGATCCTCGGCAACCTCGACAGCGATGGCTACCTGAAGGAGCCGCCGCTGTCCGAAATCGCTGCCGAGGCCGGCGTATCCGAGGAGGTCGCCGAGGAGGTCCTCGAGACGATTCAGGGGTTCGATCCGATCGGCGTCGGCGCGCGCAGCCTGGCCGAGTGCATGCTCATCCAGGCGATCCACTACGGTGAGGACGACGATCTGGTCGTCAAGATCATCAAGGACCATCTCGGCAACCTCGAAAAGAAGAACTACCAGGCGATCGCGCGCGACCTGAAGGCTCCGCTCGAGGAGATCTACGAGGCGGCGAAGGTGATCATGGAGTTCGATCCGCGGCCGGGGCGGCAGTACTCGCTGGACGAGCCGCGGTACATCACGCCGGACGTCTACGTCCACAAGGTCGGCGACAAATACTTCGTCGTGCCCAACGACGACGGCCTGCCGAAGCTCAAGATCAGCAACTTCTACCGCGCGGCGTTCGAAAAGGGCGACGGCACCAAGGAGTACATCCAGGAGAAGTTGCGGTCCGCGCAGTGGCTCATCCGGTCGATTCAGCAGCGGCAGCGGACGATCATCAAGGTCACCGAGTCGATCATCAAGTTTCAGCGCGACTTCTTCGACAAGGGGATCGCGCACCTCAAGCCGCTGATCTTGCGCGATGTGGCCGAAGACATCGGCATGCACGAGTCCACGATTTCGCGCGTGACGACCAACAAGTACGTGCATACGCCGCAGGGCATCTTCGAACTCAAGTTTTTCTTCAACTCTGGGATCTCCCGCACCAACGGCGAAGACCTCGCATCGCAGGCGGTCAAGCAGAAGATCAAGGAGATCATCGACAACGAGCCGAAGCAGCGCCCGTATTCCGATCAGAAGATCGTGCAGCTCCTCAAGGAGCAAAACATCGACATCGCGCGCCGGACGGTGGCCAAGTACCGAGAACAGATGGGGATCCTGAGCTCGTCCAAGCGCAAGCAGGTGTTCTGA